The DNA region GTGACGTAGGTGTAGCCCAGCCGCTTGGCCTCCCGCACGAGGTTGCCTCGATTTCCCTTACTACCCTCCTCTGGGTCCTCCTTTGGATGATCCGGAAAAGCTCCGGGATCGCCCTTGGGGTACCAGTAGTCTTCACCACCGCCGAGGATCACGTCCACCTTGGAGCTCTCCAGATACTGGCGGGCGATCTCGCTCTGCTCGTCGCGATCCTCGACGTGGGCCCCGAACGCCGCGGGAGAGGCGTCGGTCACCTGGCTGGTGGTGACCAGCCCCACCGACTTGCCGGCCTGCTTAGCCTCCTCTAAGAGCGTGGGCCAAGGTTTGCCCTGGGCGTCTACGGCTATTGCACCGTTATAGGTCTTGCGTCCTATGGCCCAAGCTGTGGCGCCAGCTGCTGAGTCTGTCACGAAAGTTTTCGGATCCACGGAGTTGGTGCTCATCATGCCCGTGTATGGGAGCTGGTCCATTGTAAGCCTGCCGTATGGGCCGACTGTCACCAGCTGGATAGCATCGCGCTGGGTGGCTCCCATGCCGTCGCCCATGAGGAATATCACGCTGCGAGCTCTCACCGGCGAGCGATTCCCCGCGCCTCTGACGATAGCAAGCGGTACGCTCATCACCAACGCGATCGCGAGCAGGAGATATACAACCTTGGACTTCAACGTCATATTACAACTCCTTTCTGCTTATACCCGGCTCTGAGTCTTACCTCCACCTAAATATGTTACCCTAGGGGATTAACGGGGACTTTAGGGCTACATTAAGTCTAGGTTTACATACTGCAGGCCAGCAGTAGGAACCAATGGAGGTTTGGACTGCGGCTAGATCTGCTCGGCTTGTTGTGATATTAAGTAAGGCTCGGCAGTAGAGGAGCAAGATATAATCTTTGGTGTAGGATTATCCCACGACTTAAGATCTTTGAGCACCTCTGGTATTCCTACAATAGGATCTACCATCTAGGGGTCTGCGAGTCATTTATCCAATGTCCGCCTAGCTAGTGGTAGTAACGGCGGTTGCAGTGGGTCGTGAGATAACCCTCCGGAGGTACAATAGCCCAAACACTCCTGAGATAAGCGAGCCCACCAGTATGCCCACCTTGGCGTCGTCCAGTAGCCTCTGGTCGTTTCCGAACGCTAGGGTGGCGATGAAGAGGCTCATCGTGAAGCCTATGCCACCCAGCCAGCCAGCACCGTAGACCATCCTCCAACTAGTGTCTTCTGGAAGGTCGGCCAGCCCAAGGCGCGCGCTTCCCCAGCTGGCGACGAAGATGCCGATCTGCTTGCCGAGCACGAGGCCGGCGATCACTCCGAGTGTCACAGGACTAAAGAGATCGATCTGGCCTCCGAGGTGCACCCCCGCGTTGGCCAACGCGAACACGGGCATGATCGCGAACGCCACCCACGGGTGCAGCATGTGGTCCAGCCGCTGCATTGGGGTCTGCGCACTCTCGGACAGCGCCTGGATCTCGCGGATCGCGGCCTGTTGACCGGCATTGGTCAGGATGCTCTCGCCCTCCTCGCCAGCGGCATCGAACTCCTCGAGCAGCTCCTTCGTGCGATCCAGGAATTCCTTAGTGTCCACTCGTGTCCTCGCGGGGATCGTCAGTGCCACAAGTACTCCCGAGATGGAGGCGTGCACTCCCGACTCCAGGAAGGCCACCCACATGACCAGCCCTAACAGCGCATAGGGTATGGGGTGGCGCACATGCAGGACATTGCACGCCACGAGCAGCAGGAACACTACACTAGCAAATAGCAGAGCGCGCAGGGAAGTGTCCTCTGTGTAGAAAAGAGCGATCACTAGCACTGCCCCAATATCGTCGACTATGGCCAGCGCCGTCAGGAACACCTTCAGCGCGTTGGGGATGCGG from Thermobaculum terrenum ATCC BAA-798 includes:
- the nhaA gene encoding Na+/H+ antiporter NhaA, with translation MGQTASEDFVQREQPIRKLLYPLLAFMGAQSSSGILLIACTVIALLWANSPWGHTYDAFWHTKLVVGVGGYQLSLDLLHWINDGLMALFFFVVGLEIKRELLVGELSSLRQASLPIAAAVGGMLAPAAIYTLFNWGGNGSHGWGIPMATDIAFALGVLSLLGSRIPNALKVFLTALAIVDDIGAVLVIALFYTEDTSLRALLFASVVFLLLVACNVLHVRHPIPYALLGLVMWVAFLESGVHASISGVLVALTIPARTRVDTKEFLDRTKELLEEFDAAGEEGESILTNAGQQAAIREIQALSESAQTPMQRLDHMLHPWVAFAIMPVFALANAGVHLGGQIDLFSPVTLGVIAGLVLGKQIGIFVASWGSARLGLADLPEDTSWRMVYGAGWLGGIGFTMSLFIATLAFGNDQRLLDDAKVGILVGSLISGVFGLLYLRRVISRPTATAVTTTS